A single region of the Gasterosteus aculeatus chromosome 1, fGasAcu3.hap1.1, whole genome shotgun sequence genome encodes:
- the picalmb gene encoding phosphatidylinositol binding clathrin assembly protein b isoform X14 — protein sequence MSGQSITDRITAAQHSVTGSAVSKTVCKATTHEVMGPKKKHLDYLIHCTNEMNVNIPQLADSLFERTTNTSWVVVFKSLITTHHLMVYGNERFVQYLASRNTLFNLSNFLDKSGLQGYDMSTFIRRYSRYLNEKAVSYRQVAFDFTKVKRGVDGVMRTMNTEKLLKTIPIIQNQMDALLDFNVNANELTNGVINAAFMLLFKDSIRLFAAYNEGIINLLEKYFDMKKTQCKEGLDIYKKFLTRMTRISEFLKVAEQVGIDRGDIPDLSQAPSSLLEALEQHLASLEGKKVKDSTAASRASTLSNAVSSLASTGMSFTKVDEREKQAALEEEQARLKALKRLKELSKRPSFATTDTSPISTTGGPISTTAAIDLFSTPSCSNGAVKMESDLFDLQSTFQPSMQSGSTGLPVATTWADSFCGPVSIAQHLSHQAPFPTEPSAVAGLFRGYSTTQAPAQQSAGGLQVDFESVFGAKATGSNSLNLDDISGGILKPTFAGSNQASGQLPDKLVSDDLDSSLANLVGNLGIGNGTMKNDMHWSQPGEKRMTGGTNWQPKAAPSTTWNPVSMPSSVMAFPATTPTGMMGYGMPPQMGSMGMMNPPTMMYSQPVMRPPNPFGSVSSAQPSAASSPSSQSPLRAPGQDPFAHLSLKDFL from the exons ATGTCGGGGCAGAGCATTACTGACAGGATAACCGCAGCCCAGCACAGTGTAACGGGATCCGCCGTCTCCAAAACAGTATGCAAGGCCACCACTCACGAAGTAATGGGCCcgaaaaagaaacatttggaTT ATTTGATCCATTGCACCAACGAGATGAACGTGAACATTCCCCAACTGGCCGACTCGCTGTTTGAGAGGACCACCAACACCAGCTGGGTGGTTGTGTTTAAGTCTCTGATCACCACACACCACCTCATGGTCTATGGCAACGAG CGTTTTGTTCAGTACTTGGCTTCTAGGAATACACTATTCAACCTCAGTAACTTTTTGGACAAAAGTGGGTTACAAG GTTATGACATGTCCACGTTTATCAGGAGGTACAGTCGATACCTGAACGAGAAAGCCGTTTCGTACAGACAGGTTGCATTTGACTTCACAAAAGTTAAACGCGG AGTGGACGGCGTAATGAGGACCATGAATACAGAGAAGCTGCTCAAGACTATCCCCATTATTCAGAACCAGATGGACGCGCTCCTCGATTTCAAT GTCAATGCCAACGAGCTGACTAATGGAGTCATCAATGCCGCCTTCATGCTCCTGTTCAAAGACTCCATCAGGCTCTTCGCTGCTTATAATGAAGGCATTATCAACCTGCTTG AGAAATACTTTGACATGAAGAAGACTCAGTGTAAAGAAGGTTTGGACATTTACAAGAAGTTTCTCACCCGAATGACCCGGATATCAGAGTTTCTCAAAGTAGCCGAG CAGGTGGGCATCGACCGAGGGGACATTCCAGACTTGTCACAG GCTCCCAGTAGCCTTCTCGAAGCTCTGGAGCAGCATTTGGCCTCTTTAGAGGGCAAAAAGGTCAAAGACTCAACCGCGGCCAGCAG GGCCAGCACTCTGTCCAACGCAGTGTCATCACTGGCCAGCACGGGGATGTCTTTCACTAAAGTGGATGAGCGGGAGAAGCAGGCAGCTCTCGAGGAGGAACAGGCTCGACTCAAAGCTCTGAAG CGGCTCAAAGAGCTCTCCAAGAGGCCCTCCTTCGCTACCACGGACACGTCGCCGATCTCTACCACAGGTGGTCCTATCAGCaccacagcagccatcgacctCTTCTCTACACCCAGCTGCTCCAACGG TGCTGTGAAGATGGAGAGCGACCTTTTTGACCTGCAGTCAACCTTTCAGCCCTCCATGCAGTCCGGCTCAACAGGGCTTCCAGTTGCAACGACGTGGGCAG ACTCCTTCTGTGGTCCAGTGTCCATTGCTCAGCACCTCTCCCACCAGGCTCCCTTCCCCACTGAGCCCTCTGCTGTAGCAGGTCTATTCAGAG GATACTCGACGACACAGGCCCCTGCTCAGCAGTCAGCGGGGGGACTCCAAGTGGACTTTGAGTCCGTTTTTGGGGCCAAAGCCACAGGCAGCAACAGCCTCAATTTGGATG ATATTTCTGGAGGCATCCTGAAACCGACTTTTGCCGGCTCCAACCAGGCTTCCGGTCAGCTGCCAGACAAGCTGGTGTCAGACGACCTTGACTCCTCCCTGGCCAACCTTGTCGGCA ACCTCGGCATTGGGAACGGCACTATGAAAAA TGACATGCACTGGAGCCAGCCGGGAGAGAAGAGGATGACCGGCGGCACCAACTGGCAGCCCAAAGCGGCGCCGTCCACGACCTGGAACCCCGTTTCCATG CCGTCGTCAGTCATGGCCTTCCCTGCTACCACACCCACCGGCATGATGGGATATGGCATG CCTCCACAAATGGGCTCAATGGGGATGATGAATCCGCCCACCATGATGTACTCCCAGCCTGTGATGAGGCCACCCAACCCCTTTGGCTCCGTGTCTAGTGCTCAG CCCTCCGCAGCCTCTAGTCCTTCCAGCCAGAGTCCTCTCCGAGCCCCTGGACAGGACCCGTTTGCACACCTCTCTCTCAAGGATTTCTTGTAG
- the picalmb gene encoding phosphatidylinositol binding clathrin assembly protein b isoform X21, with protein MSGQSITDRITAAQHSVTGSAVSKTVCKATTHEVMGPKKKHLDYLIHCTNEMNVNIPQLADSLFERTTNTSWVVVFKSLITTHHLMVYGNERFVQYLASRNTLFNLSNFLDKSGLQGYDMSTFIRRYSRYLNEKAVSYRQVAFDFTKVKRGVDGVMRTMNTEKLLKTIPIIQNQMDALLDFNVNANELTNGVINAAFMLLFKDSIRLFAAYNEGIINLLEKYFDMKKTQCKEGLDIYKKFLTRMTRISEFLKVAEQVGIDRGDIPDLSQAPSSLLEALEQHLASLEGKKVKDSTAASRASTLSNAVSSLASTGMSFTKVDEREKQAALEEEQARLKALKRLKELSKRPSFATTDTSPISTTGGPISTTAAIDLFSTPSCSNGAVKMESDLFDLQSTFQPSMQSGSTGLPVATTWAGYSTTQAPAQQSAGGLQVDFESVFGAKATGSNSLNLDDISGGILKPTFAGSNQASGQLPDKLVSDDLDSSLANLVGNLGIGNGTMKNDMHWSQPGEKRMTGGTNWQPKAAPSTTWNPVSMPSSVMAFPATTPTGMMGYGMPPQMGSMGMMNPPTMMYSQPVMRPPNPFGSVSSAQVGARPSDHATERMHNEMQFM; from the exons ATGTCGGGGCAGAGCATTACTGACAGGATAACCGCAGCCCAGCACAGTGTAACGGGATCCGCCGTCTCCAAAACAGTATGCAAGGCCACCACTCACGAAGTAATGGGCCcgaaaaagaaacatttggaTT ATTTGATCCATTGCACCAACGAGATGAACGTGAACATTCCCCAACTGGCCGACTCGCTGTTTGAGAGGACCACCAACACCAGCTGGGTGGTTGTGTTTAAGTCTCTGATCACCACACACCACCTCATGGTCTATGGCAACGAG CGTTTTGTTCAGTACTTGGCTTCTAGGAATACACTATTCAACCTCAGTAACTTTTTGGACAAAAGTGGGTTACAAG GTTATGACATGTCCACGTTTATCAGGAGGTACAGTCGATACCTGAACGAGAAAGCCGTTTCGTACAGACAGGTTGCATTTGACTTCACAAAAGTTAAACGCGG AGTGGACGGCGTAATGAGGACCATGAATACAGAGAAGCTGCTCAAGACTATCCCCATTATTCAGAACCAGATGGACGCGCTCCTCGATTTCAAT GTCAATGCCAACGAGCTGACTAATGGAGTCATCAATGCCGCCTTCATGCTCCTGTTCAAAGACTCCATCAGGCTCTTCGCTGCTTATAATGAAGGCATTATCAACCTGCTTG AGAAATACTTTGACATGAAGAAGACTCAGTGTAAAGAAGGTTTGGACATTTACAAGAAGTTTCTCACCCGAATGACCCGGATATCAGAGTTTCTCAAAGTAGCCGAG CAGGTGGGCATCGACCGAGGGGACATTCCAGACTTGTCACAG GCTCCCAGTAGCCTTCTCGAAGCTCTGGAGCAGCATTTGGCCTCTTTAGAGGGCAAAAAGGTCAAAGACTCAACCGCGGCCAGCAG GGCCAGCACTCTGTCCAACGCAGTGTCATCACTGGCCAGCACGGGGATGTCTTTCACTAAAGTGGATGAGCGGGAGAAGCAGGCAGCTCTCGAGGAGGAACAGGCTCGACTCAAAGCTCTGAAG CGGCTCAAAGAGCTCTCCAAGAGGCCCTCCTTCGCTACCACGGACACGTCGCCGATCTCTACCACAGGTGGTCCTATCAGCaccacagcagccatcgacctCTTCTCTACACCCAGCTGCTCCAACGG TGCTGTGAAGATGGAGAGCGACCTTTTTGACCTGCAGTCAACCTTTCAGCCCTCCATGCAGTCCGGCTCAACAGGGCTTCCAGTTGCAACGACGTGGGCAG GATACTCGACGACACAGGCCCCTGCTCAGCAGTCAGCGGGGGGACTCCAAGTGGACTTTGAGTCCGTTTTTGGGGCCAAAGCCACAGGCAGCAACAGCCTCAATTTGGATG ATATTTCTGGAGGCATCCTGAAACCGACTTTTGCCGGCTCCAACCAGGCTTCCGGTCAGCTGCCAGACAAGCTGGTGTCAGACGACCTTGACTCCTCCCTGGCCAACCTTGTCGGCA ACCTCGGCATTGGGAACGGCACTATGAAAAA TGACATGCACTGGAGCCAGCCGGGAGAGAAGAGGATGACCGGCGGCACCAACTGGCAGCCCAAAGCGGCGCCGTCCACGACCTGGAACCCCGTTTCCATG CCGTCGTCAGTCATGGCCTTCCCTGCTACCACACCCACCGGCATGATGGGATATGGCATG CCTCCACAAATGGGCTCAATGGGGATGATGAATCCGCCCACCATGATGTACTCCCAGCCTGTGATGAGGCCACCCAACCCCTTTGGCTCCGTGTCTAGTGCTCAGGTGGGTGCACGGCCGTCTGACCACGCCACCGAGCGGATGCACAATGAA ATGCAGTTCATGTAA
- the picalmb gene encoding phosphatidylinositol binding clathrin assembly protein b isoform X19 — protein MSGQSITDRITAAQHSVTGSAVSKTVCKATTHEVMGPKKKHLDYLIHCTNEMNVNIPQLADSLFERTTNTSWVVVFKSLITTHHLMVYGNERFVQYLASRNTLFNLSNFLDKSGLQGYDMSTFIRRYSRYLNEKAVSYRQVAFDFTKVKRGVDGVMRTMNTEKLLKTIPIIQNQMDALLDFNVNANELTNGVINAAFMLLFKDSIRLFAAYNEGIINLLEKYFDMKKTQCKEGLDIYKKFLTRMTRISEFLKVAEQVGIDRGDIPDLSQAPSSLLEALEQHLASLEGKKVKDSTAASRASTLSNAVSSLASTGMSFTKVDEREKQAALEEEQARLKALKRLKELSKRPSFATTDTSPISTTGGPISTTAAIDLFSTPSCSNGAVKMESDLFDLQSTFQPSMQSGSTGLPVATTWAGYSTTQAPAQQSAGGLQVDFESVFGAKATGSNSLNLDDISGGILKPTFAGSNQASGQLPDKLVSDDLDSSLANLVGNLGIGNGTMKNDMHWSQPGEKRMTGGTNWQPKAAPSTTWNPVSMPSSVMAFPATTPTGMMGYGMPPQMGSMGMMNPPTMMYSQPVMRPPNPFGSVSSAQPSAASSPSSQSPLRAPGQDPFAHLSLKDFL, from the exons ATGTCGGGGCAGAGCATTACTGACAGGATAACCGCAGCCCAGCACAGTGTAACGGGATCCGCCGTCTCCAAAACAGTATGCAAGGCCACCACTCACGAAGTAATGGGCCcgaaaaagaaacatttggaTT ATTTGATCCATTGCACCAACGAGATGAACGTGAACATTCCCCAACTGGCCGACTCGCTGTTTGAGAGGACCACCAACACCAGCTGGGTGGTTGTGTTTAAGTCTCTGATCACCACACACCACCTCATGGTCTATGGCAACGAG CGTTTTGTTCAGTACTTGGCTTCTAGGAATACACTATTCAACCTCAGTAACTTTTTGGACAAAAGTGGGTTACAAG GTTATGACATGTCCACGTTTATCAGGAGGTACAGTCGATACCTGAACGAGAAAGCCGTTTCGTACAGACAGGTTGCATTTGACTTCACAAAAGTTAAACGCGG AGTGGACGGCGTAATGAGGACCATGAATACAGAGAAGCTGCTCAAGACTATCCCCATTATTCAGAACCAGATGGACGCGCTCCTCGATTTCAAT GTCAATGCCAACGAGCTGACTAATGGAGTCATCAATGCCGCCTTCATGCTCCTGTTCAAAGACTCCATCAGGCTCTTCGCTGCTTATAATGAAGGCATTATCAACCTGCTTG AGAAATACTTTGACATGAAGAAGACTCAGTGTAAAGAAGGTTTGGACATTTACAAGAAGTTTCTCACCCGAATGACCCGGATATCAGAGTTTCTCAAAGTAGCCGAG CAGGTGGGCATCGACCGAGGGGACATTCCAGACTTGTCACAG GCTCCCAGTAGCCTTCTCGAAGCTCTGGAGCAGCATTTGGCCTCTTTAGAGGGCAAAAAGGTCAAAGACTCAACCGCGGCCAGCAG GGCCAGCACTCTGTCCAACGCAGTGTCATCACTGGCCAGCACGGGGATGTCTTTCACTAAAGTGGATGAGCGGGAGAAGCAGGCAGCTCTCGAGGAGGAACAGGCTCGACTCAAAGCTCTGAAG CGGCTCAAAGAGCTCTCCAAGAGGCCCTCCTTCGCTACCACGGACACGTCGCCGATCTCTACCACAGGTGGTCCTATCAGCaccacagcagccatcgacctCTTCTCTACACCCAGCTGCTCCAACGG TGCTGTGAAGATGGAGAGCGACCTTTTTGACCTGCAGTCAACCTTTCAGCCCTCCATGCAGTCCGGCTCAACAGGGCTTCCAGTTGCAACGACGTGGGCAG GATACTCGACGACACAGGCCCCTGCTCAGCAGTCAGCGGGGGGACTCCAAGTGGACTTTGAGTCCGTTTTTGGGGCCAAAGCCACAGGCAGCAACAGCCTCAATTTGGATG ATATTTCTGGAGGCATCCTGAAACCGACTTTTGCCGGCTCCAACCAGGCTTCCGGTCAGCTGCCAGACAAGCTGGTGTCAGACGACCTTGACTCCTCCCTGGCCAACCTTGTCGGCA ACCTCGGCATTGGGAACGGCACTATGAAAAA TGACATGCACTGGAGCCAGCCGGGAGAGAAGAGGATGACCGGCGGCACCAACTGGCAGCCCAAAGCGGCGCCGTCCACGACCTGGAACCCCGTTTCCATG CCGTCGTCAGTCATGGCCTTCCCTGCTACCACACCCACCGGCATGATGGGATATGGCATG CCTCCACAAATGGGCTCAATGGGGATGATGAATCCGCCCACCATGATGTACTCCCAGCCTGTGATGAGGCCACCCAACCCCTTTGGCTCCGTGTCTAGTGCTCAG CCCTCCGCAGCCTCTAGTCCTTCCAGCCAGAGTCCTCTCCGAGCCCCTGGACAGGACCCGTTTGCACACCTCTCTCTCAAGGATTTCTTGTAG
- the picalmb gene encoding phosphatidylinositol binding clathrin assembly protein b isoform X2, translated as MSGQSITDRITAAQHSVTGSAVSKTVCKATTHEVMGPKKKHLDYLIHCTNEMNVNIPQLADSLFERTTNTSWVVVFKSLITTHHLMVYGNERFVQYLASRNTLFNLSNFLDKSGLQGYDMSTFIRRYSRYLNEKAVSYRQVAFDFTKVKRGVDGVMRTMNTEKLLKTIPIIQNQMDALLDFNVNANELTNGVINAAFMLLFKDSIRLFAAYNEGIINLLEKYFDMKKTQCKEGLDIYKKFLTRMTRISEFLKVAEQVGIDRGDIPDLSQAPSSLLEALEQHLASLEGKKVKDSTAASRASTLSNAVSSLASTGMSFTKVDEREKQAALEEEQARLKALKRLKELSKRPSFATTDTSPISTTGGPISTTAAIDLFSTPSCSNGAVKMESDLFDLQSTFQPSMQSGSTGLPVATTWADPFTSAEAGDESMPNLNPFLSKLVVDATHLPVVSSDGVSFSSRTSGHEMFGDRYNPFIDTNSSVSTNYKRTVRIEHSISDSFCGPVSIAQHLSHQAPFPTEPSAVAGLFRGYSTTQAPAQQSAGGLQVDFESVFGAKATGSNSLNLDDISGGILKPTFAGSNQASGQLPDKLVSDDLDSSLANLVGNLGIGNGTMKNDMHWSQPGEKRMTGGTNWQPKAAPSTTWNPVSMPSSVMAFPATTPTGMMGYGMPPQMGSMGMMNPPTMMYSQPVMRPPNPFGSVSSAQPSAASSPSSQSPLRAPGQDPFAHLSLKDFL; from the exons ATGTCGGGGCAGAGCATTACTGACAGGATAACCGCAGCCCAGCACAGTGTAACGGGATCCGCCGTCTCCAAAACAGTATGCAAGGCCACCACTCACGAAGTAATGGGCCcgaaaaagaaacatttggaTT ATTTGATCCATTGCACCAACGAGATGAACGTGAACATTCCCCAACTGGCCGACTCGCTGTTTGAGAGGACCACCAACACCAGCTGGGTGGTTGTGTTTAAGTCTCTGATCACCACACACCACCTCATGGTCTATGGCAACGAG CGTTTTGTTCAGTACTTGGCTTCTAGGAATACACTATTCAACCTCAGTAACTTTTTGGACAAAAGTGGGTTACAAG GTTATGACATGTCCACGTTTATCAGGAGGTACAGTCGATACCTGAACGAGAAAGCCGTTTCGTACAGACAGGTTGCATTTGACTTCACAAAAGTTAAACGCGG AGTGGACGGCGTAATGAGGACCATGAATACAGAGAAGCTGCTCAAGACTATCCCCATTATTCAGAACCAGATGGACGCGCTCCTCGATTTCAAT GTCAATGCCAACGAGCTGACTAATGGAGTCATCAATGCCGCCTTCATGCTCCTGTTCAAAGACTCCATCAGGCTCTTCGCTGCTTATAATGAAGGCATTATCAACCTGCTTG AGAAATACTTTGACATGAAGAAGACTCAGTGTAAAGAAGGTTTGGACATTTACAAGAAGTTTCTCACCCGAATGACCCGGATATCAGAGTTTCTCAAAGTAGCCGAG CAGGTGGGCATCGACCGAGGGGACATTCCAGACTTGTCACAG GCTCCCAGTAGCCTTCTCGAAGCTCTGGAGCAGCATTTGGCCTCTTTAGAGGGCAAAAAGGTCAAAGACTCAACCGCGGCCAGCAG GGCCAGCACTCTGTCCAACGCAGTGTCATCACTGGCCAGCACGGGGATGTCTTTCACTAAAGTGGATGAGCGGGAGAAGCAGGCAGCTCTCGAGGAGGAACAGGCTCGACTCAAAGCTCTGAAG CGGCTCAAAGAGCTCTCCAAGAGGCCCTCCTTCGCTACCACGGACACGTCGCCGATCTCTACCACAGGTGGTCCTATCAGCaccacagcagccatcgacctCTTCTCTACACCCAGCTGCTCCAACGG TGCTGTGAAGATGGAGAGCGACCTTTTTGACCTGCAGTCAACCTTTCAGCCCTCCATGCAGTCCGGCTCAACAGGGCTTCCAGTTGCAACGACGTGGGCAG ATCCTTTCACCTCTGCTGAAGCTGGAGACGAATCCATGCCAAACCTTAACCCTTTCCTCTCAAAACTCGTTGTCGATGCCACTCACTTACCTGTCGTGTCTTCAGACGGTGTTAGCTTTTCCTCTAGGACTTCCGGTCATGAAATGTTTGGTG ATCGTTACAATCCCTTTATTGACACAAACTCATCCGTTTCAACCAATTACAAACGCACAGTGCGGATAGAACACTCCATATCAG ACTCCTTCTGTGGTCCAGTGTCCATTGCTCAGCACCTCTCCCACCAGGCTCCCTTCCCCACTGAGCCCTCTGCTGTAGCAGGTCTATTCAGAG GATACTCGACGACACAGGCCCCTGCTCAGCAGTCAGCGGGGGGACTCCAAGTGGACTTTGAGTCCGTTTTTGGGGCCAAAGCCACAGGCAGCAACAGCCTCAATTTGGATG ATATTTCTGGAGGCATCCTGAAACCGACTTTTGCCGGCTCCAACCAGGCTTCCGGTCAGCTGCCAGACAAGCTGGTGTCAGACGACCTTGACTCCTCCCTGGCCAACCTTGTCGGCA ACCTCGGCATTGGGAACGGCACTATGAAAAA TGACATGCACTGGAGCCAGCCGGGAGAGAAGAGGATGACCGGCGGCACCAACTGGCAGCCCAAAGCGGCGCCGTCCACGACCTGGAACCCCGTTTCCATG CCGTCGTCAGTCATGGCCTTCCCTGCTACCACACCCACCGGCATGATGGGATATGGCATG CCTCCACAAATGGGCTCAATGGGGATGATGAATCCGCCCACCATGATGTACTCCCAGCCTGTGATGAGGCCACCCAACCCCTTTGGCTCCGTGTCTAGTGCTCAG CCCTCCGCAGCCTCTAGTCCTTCCAGCCAGAGTCCTCTCCGAGCCCCTGGACAGGACCCGTTTGCACACCTCTCTCTCAAGGATTTCTTGTAG
- the picalmb gene encoding phosphatidylinositol binding clathrin assembly protein b isoform X22 — MSGQSITDRITAAQHSVTGSAVSKTVCKATTHEVMGPKKKHLDYLIHCTNEMNVNIPQLADSLFERTTNTSWVVVFKSLITTHHLMVYGNERFVQYLASRNTLFNLSNFLDKSGLQGYDMSTFIRRYSRYLNEKAVSYRQVAFDFTKVKRGVDGVMRTMNTEKLLKTIPIIQNQMDALLDFNVNANELTNGVINAAFMLLFKDSIRLFAAYNEGIINLLEKYFDMKKTQCKEGLDIYKKFLTRMTRISEFLKVAEQVGIDRGDIPDLSQAPSSLLEALEQHLASLEGKKVKDSTAASRASTLSNAVSSLASTGMSFTKVDEREKQAALEEEQARLKALKEQRLKELSKRPSFATTDTSPISTTGGPISTTAAIDLFSTPSCSNGAVKMESDLFDLQSTFQPSMQSGSTGLPVATTWAGYSTTQAPAQQSAGGLQVDFESVFGAKATGSNSLNLDDISGGILKPTFAGSNQASGQLPDKLVSDDLDSSLANLVGNLGIGNGTMKNDMHWSQPGEKRMTGGTNWQPKAAPSTTWNPVSMPSSVMAFPATTPTGMMGYGMPPQMGSMGMMNPPTMMYSQPVMRPPNPFGSVSSAQMQFM; from the exons ATGTCGGGGCAGAGCATTACTGACAGGATAACCGCAGCCCAGCACAGTGTAACGGGATCCGCCGTCTCCAAAACAGTATGCAAGGCCACCACTCACGAAGTAATGGGCCcgaaaaagaaacatttggaTT ATTTGATCCATTGCACCAACGAGATGAACGTGAACATTCCCCAACTGGCCGACTCGCTGTTTGAGAGGACCACCAACACCAGCTGGGTGGTTGTGTTTAAGTCTCTGATCACCACACACCACCTCATGGTCTATGGCAACGAG CGTTTTGTTCAGTACTTGGCTTCTAGGAATACACTATTCAACCTCAGTAACTTTTTGGACAAAAGTGGGTTACAAG GTTATGACATGTCCACGTTTATCAGGAGGTACAGTCGATACCTGAACGAGAAAGCCGTTTCGTACAGACAGGTTGCATTTGACTTCACAAAAGTTAAACGCGG AGTGGACGGCGTAATGAGGACCATGAATACAGAGAAGCTGCTCAAGACTATCCCCATTATTCAGAACCAGATGGACGCGCTCCTCGATTTCAAT GTCAATGCCAACGAGCTGACTAATGGAGTCATCAATGCCGCCTTCATGCTCCTGTTCAAAGACTCCATCAGGCTCTTCGCTGCTTATAATGAAGGCATTATCAACCTGCTTG AGAAATACTTTGACATGAAGAAGACTCAGTGTAAAGAAGGTTTGGACATTTACAAGAAGTTTCTCACCCGAATGACCCGGATATCAGAGTTTCTCAAAGTAGCCGAG CAGGTGGGCATCGACCGAGGGGACATTCCAGACTTGTCACAG GCTCCCAGTAGCCTTCTCGAAGCTCTGGAGCAGCATTTGGCCTCTTTAGAGGGCAAAAAGGTCAAAGACTCAACCGCGGCCAGCAG GGCCAGCACTCTGTCCAACGCAGTGTCATCACTGGCCAGCACGGGGATGTCTTTCACTAAAGTGGATGAGCGGGAGAAGCAGGCAGCTCTCGAGGAGGAACAGGCTCGACTCAAAGCTCTGAAG GAACAGCGGCTCAAAGAGCTCTCCAAGAGGCCCTCCTTCGCTACCACGGACACGTCGCCGATCTCTACCACAGGTGGTCCTATCAGCaccacagcagccatcgacctCTTCTCTACACCCAGCTGCTCCAACGG TGCTGTGAAGATGGAGAGCGACCTTTTTGACCTGCAGTCAACCTTTCAGCCCTCCATGCAGTCCGGCTCAACAGGGCTTCCAGTTGCAACGACGTGGGCAG GATACTCGACGACACAGGCCCCTGCTCAGCAGTCAGCGGGGGGACTCCAAGTGGACTTTGAGTCCGTTTTTGGGGCCAAAGCCACAGGCAGCAACAGCCTCAATTTGGATG ATATTTCTGGAGGCATCCTGAAACCGACTTTTGCCGGCTCCAACCAGGCTTCCGGTCAGCTGCCAGACAAGCTGGTGTCAGACGACCTTGACTCCTCCCTGGCCAACCTTGTCGGCA ACCTCGGCATTGGGAACGGCACTATGAAAAA TGACATGCACTGGAGCCAGCCGGGAGAGAAGAGGATGACCGGCGGCACCAACTGGCAGCCCAAAGCGGCGCCGTCCACGACCTGGAACCCCGTTTCCATG CCGTCGTCAGTCATGGCCTTCCCTGCTACCACACCCACCGGCATGATGGGATATGGCATG CCTCCACAAATGGGCTCAATGGGGATGATGAATCCGCCCACCATGATGTACTCCCAGCCTGTGATGAGGCCACCCAACCCCTTTGGCTCCGTGTCTAGTGCTCAG ATGCAGTTCATGTAA